The following nucleotide sequence is from Actinomycetota bacterium.
TTCGAGCGTCCGAGCAGCGCAACGGCTATGCCGTCAAAGCCAACGCCGGCAGTGAAGCCCGGTGTCACGCGCTCAAGCACGCCCAACACCTGCCCACCTCCGGCGAGCCCCGCGAGTCCACCTGCAATCACCATGACCAGGACGTAGACGCGTGCAACCGACATGCCCGCATATCTGGCCGCTGCAGGATTCGCGCCGACGGCTCGGAACTCAAAGCCCGTGGTGGTGCGAAAGAGCAGCCAGTGCACGAAAGCGGCCGCGAGCAGAGCGATGATCAGCCCAAAGTGGATGCGCATCGACGGATCGATCCAGTCGAGCAACTGCGGCATTTTCGCGCTGTCCTGAATCGTCTGTGAAACCGGATCGCTTCGTCCCTCGCGTTGAAAGAGCGTGGTCTTGAGCAGATAGCCGACAAGCAGAACGGCGATGTAGTTCATCATGATCGTCACGATCACTTCATGCGCGCCGGTCTTGGCCTTCAGGATGCCGGGAACGAAGCCCCATATCGCGCCGCCGATGAGTCCGGCGATGATCGCCAGGGGAAGGTGCACGATCAATGGCAGTCCGGTGAAGCTGAAGCCAACGAAAACAGCGAACATGCCGCCGATGGCCATCTGGCCCTCGCCGCCGATGTTGAATAGGCCGGCACGGAAGGCGAGTGCCACGGAGAGGCCAACAAGGATCAGCGGAGCTGCGGCAGTGAGGGTTTCAGAGATGGCCTTGACCGAGCCGACAGAGCCCTGCAGAAGTGCGCCGTAGGCCTCAAGCGCCTCGCTGAGTGAAGAGCCGCTCAGCACGATGATCACCAGGCCGATCAACAGGGCCGTGACGACTGAGAGGAATGGAATTAAGATGCCGGTGCGCCAGTTGACGCTGGTAGTCAGCCGCTGCACGAAGCCTCGATCGTGCTTAAGCGATTCCTCGGTGATGACTGGCGGGCCCGATCCCGCTTCAGGTGGCGGCGTTGGAGTCTGCTGGCTCATGCGTGGTTTCCTGCCATGAACAATCCGATTTCGGTTGGCGTAGTTTCACTGGTGACGCGCTCAGCCACAATCTCTCCGTCGTACATCACCAGAATGCGATCGGCCAGGGAGAAGATCTCATCAAGCTCAGTCGAGACAATCAAGATGGCCTTGCCTTCATCGCGCTTGCGGACGATCTGCTCATGGATGTACTCGATTGACCCCACGTCAATGCCACGTGTCGGCTGAGCACAGATCACAAGCGGCACATCGCGGCTGAACTCGCGGGCAACGATCATCTTCTGGGCATTGCCACCGGAAAGGGCATCACCAGTGTTGTCGATGTTCGGCGGACGCACGTCGTAGGCCTTGACCAAGGCAACTGCCGAATCCTGAATGGCGTCTCGATGCAACTGCATGCCACGGGAGAACGCATCGCTGTAGTACGAATCCAGGATGAGATTCTCACTCAGACTGAACGAGCCCACCATGCCCATGTGGTTGCGGTCTTCGGGCACATGCGCAATGCCGGCTTGATGGAGCTTGCGCGGACTGAGTTTGGTGACATCGCGGCCTTCAAATATCACCTTGCCAGTTTCTATCTGCTGGAGTCCGGTGATGGCCTGCACGAGCTCAGTTTGGCCGTTGCCCTGGATTCCAGCGATGCCCACGATCTCGCCACCCGCAACGGTCATCGAGATCGAGTCCAGCAGTTTGCGACCATAGTCATCAGTGACTGTGACGTCGTTGAGTTCGAGCACAGTGGCACCTGGCTTGGCCGGAGCCTTGTCGACTGACAGATCAATATCGCGGCCGACCATCAGCGCTGCAAGTTCTTCTGGCGTTGCGGTCTTCGGGTCGGCGTGCCCGGCCACCTTGCCAGCGCGAAGCACCGTGATGTCATCGGCGATTGCCAGGGCCTCTTTGAGTTTGTGGGTGATGAAGATGATGGCCGCACCGTTGGATTTCAACTCGGCGACGATACTGAAGAACTCCTCGACTTCTTGCGGGGTCAACACTGCAGTCGGCTCGTCAAAGACGATGACCTTGGCGCCACGCAACAGGATCTTGATGATCTCCACTCGCTGCTGAATACCCACGGGAAGGCTTTCGATGATCGCATCTGGGTCGACCGCCAGGCCATAGCGCTGGGAGATCTCTCGTACTTCAGTACGTGCCCGCTTGCGGTCCATGACGCCGCCAAAGGTGGTGGGCTCCACTCCCAACACGACATTGTCGGCAACCGAGAAGATCTGCACGAGCATGAAGTGCTGATGGACCATGCCGATGCCAGCAGCAATAGCGGCGCCTGGGTCATGGAAGCTCTGGGCCACACCGTCGAGAAGAATCTCGCCGGCATCTGGGCGGTAGATCCCGGAGAGGACATTCATGAGGGTGCTCTTGCCGGCACCGTTCTCGCCGATGAGTGCAAGGACCTTTCCGGAGCGAGCGACGAGGCTGACGTCATCATTGGCGAGCACACCTGGAAACTCCTTGCGAATACCGCGCAATTCGAGATCCATCGCCACCCTCCCTCGTCTTACAAAGATGCCTGTCCGGATATGCAGGTGGGCGGGATCCGATGTCTCGAACCCC
It contains:
- a CDS encoding ABC transporter permease, coding for MSQQTPTPPPEAGSGPPVITEESLKHDRGFVQRLTTSVNWRTGILIPFLSVVTALLIGLVIIVLSGSSLSEALEAYGALLQGSVGSVKAISETLTAAAPLILVGLSVALAFRAGLFNIGGEGQMAIGGMFAVFVGFSFTGLPLIVHLPLAIIAGLIGGAIWGFVPGILKAKTGAHEVIVTIMMNYIAVLLVGYLLKTTLFQREGRSDPVSQTIQDSAKMPQLLDWIDPSMRIHFGLIIALLAAAFVHWLLFRTTTGFEFRAVGANPAAARYAGMSVARVYVLVMVIAGGLAGLAGGGQVLGVLERVTPGFTAGVGFDGIAVALLGRSNPVGVVAAAVLFGGLRAGGQQMQVSTDVGIDLISVIQALIIIFVAAPTLISSIYRLKTPVASTQISKGWAS
- a CDS encoding ABC transporter ATP-binding protein, which codes for MDLELRGIRKEFPGVLANDDVSLVARSGKVLALIGENGAGKSTLMNVLSGIYRPDAGEILLDGVAQSFHDPGAAIAAGIGMVHQHFMLVQIFSVADNVVLGVEPTTFGGVMDRKRARTEVREISQRYGLAVDPDAIIESLPVGIQQRVEIIKILLRGAKVIVFDEPTAVLTPQEVEEFFSIVAELKSNGAAIIFITHKLKEALAIADDITVLRAGKVAGHADPKTATPEELAALMVGRDIDLSVDKAPAKPGATVLELNDVTVTDDYGRKLLDSISMTVAGGEIVGIAGIQGNGQTELVQAITGLQQIETGKVIFEGRDVTKLSPRKLHQAGIAHVPEDRNHMGMVGSFSLSENLILDSYYSDAFSRGMQLHRDAIQDSAVALVKAYDVRPPNIDNTGDALSGGNAQKMIVAREFSRDVPLVICAQPTRGIDVGSIEYIHEQIVRKRDEGKAILIVSTELDEIFSLADRILVMYDGEIVAERVTSETTPTEIGLFMAGNHA